Proteins encoded together in one Microcebus murinus isolate Inina chromosome 16, M.murinus_Inina_mat1.0, whole genome shotgun sequence window:
- the CCDC9 gene encoding coiled-coil domain-containing protein 9 isoform X1 → MTQKARELRTQRPTEPELRTPRGLRDRNPQCCIQILQGRFAGTLALPSHRNATLDLKSKEEKDAELDKRIEALRRKNEALIRRYQEIEEDRKKAELEGVAVTAPRKGRFVEKENMAVEVEKSLGPSRRSPGTSRPPGASKGGRTPPQQGGRAGMGRTSRSWEDSPGEQPRGGAGGRGRRGRGRGSPHLSGDGSAADRKSKEWEERRRQNIEKMNEEMEKIAEYERNQREGVLEPNPVRNFLDDPRRRSGPLEEPERDRREGSRRHGRNWGGPDFERVRCGLDHERQGRRAGLSGAGDMTLSMTGRERSEYLRWKQEREKIDQERLQRHRKPTGQWRREWDAEKTEGMFKDGPAPAHEPSHRYDDQAWARPPKPPTFGEFLSQHKAEVSSRRRRKSSRPQAKAAPRAYSDHDDRWETKEEAVSPAPEAPQPTSPPETPTQPPETPAPAPARRPPEDEGEEDEGEEDEEWEDMSEDVSEDEDEEDIEEEVEEEDDGDEEEEPAQDHQPQEPDPAGNPTSEPADRVSASPEELLPLAQAPATPSSSFSPPGGHQPVSDWGEEMELNSPRTAHPAAALSSGGDQPAPASLESGPSLPGTQKAEEEGSEATPEAGPEGQETAEITDFQRVRFCKVVAAAPPPGAAR, encoded by the exons ATGACGCAAAAGGCCCGGGAGCTGCGGACGCAGAGGCCGACGGAGCCGGAGTTGCGGACGCCGCGGGGTCTCCGGGACAG GAACCCTCAGTGCTGTATCCAGATTCTGCAGGGGAGGTTTGCTGGtaccctggccctgcccagccatCGAAATG CCACACTGGATTTGAAAtcaaaggaagagaaggatgcTGAATTGGACAAGAGGATCGAGGCTCTTCGGAGGAAGAATGAGGCCCTCATCCGGCGCTACCAG GAGATTGAAGAGGACCGCAAGAAAGCTGAACTCGAGGGAGTGGCAGTGACAGCTCCCCGGAAGGGCCGCTTTGTGGAGAAGGAGAACATGGCGGTCGAGGTG GAGAAGAGCCTGGGTCCTTCCCGGAGGTCTCCTGGGACCTCTCGGCCCCCAGGGGCTAGCAAGGGGGGCCGGACGCCTCCACAACAGGGAGGCCGGGCAGGCATGGGCCGGACATCCCGCAGCTGGGAGGACAGTCCTGGGGAGCAACCTCGAGGAGGAGCTGGGGGCCGTGGCCGCAGGGGCCGTGGCCGGGGGTCCCCTCATCTCTCTGGAGACGGCTCAGCTGCTGACCGCAAATCCAAG gAGTGGGAGGAGCGGCGCAGGCAGAACATTGAGAAGATGAACGAGGAGATGGAGAAGATTGCAGAGTACGAGCGCAACCAGCGG GAAGGGGTGCTTGAGCCAAACCCCGTGCGGAACTTCCTGGATGACCCCCGGCGTCGCAGCGGGCCCCTGGAGGAGCCGGAGCGGGACCGCCGGGAGGGTAGTCGCCGGCATGGGCGCAACTGGGGGGGCCCCGACTTCGAGCGGGTGCGCTGCGGCCTAGATCATGAGCGGCAG GGCCGGCGGGCCGGCCTGAGTGGTGCTGGAGACATGACGCTGTCCATGACGGGCCGGGAGCGCTCAGAGTACCTGCGCTGGAAGCAGGAGCGGGAGAAGATCGACCAGGAGCGGCTGCAGAGACACCGCAAGCCCACCGGCCAGTGGCGGCGGGAGTGGGACGCCGAGAAGACCGAGGGGAT GTTCAAGGatggcccagcccctgcccacgaGCCGTCCCACCGCTATG ACGACCAGGCCTGGGCCCGGCCCCCCAAGCCCCCGACATTTGGGGAGTTCCTGTCCCAGCACAAAGCTGAGGTCAGCAGTCGCAGGAGAAGAAAGAGCAGCCGGCCCCAGGCCAAGGCAGCCCCCCGTGCCTACAG TGACCATGATGACCGCTGGGAGACGAAAGAGGAGGCAgtgtccccagccccagaggcCCCACAGCCCACCTCCCCCCCGGAGACGCCTACGCAG CCACCCGagacccctgcccctgcccctgcccgccgGCCTCCTGAGGATGAGGGCGAGGAGGACGAgggggaggaggatgaagagTGGGAGGACATGAGTGAGGATGTGAGTGAGGACGAGGATGAGGAAGATATCGAGGAGGAAGTCGAGGAGGAAGACGACGGTGACGAGGAGGAAGAACCAGCCCAGGACCACCAACCCCAAGAGCCTGACCCTGCCGGGAACCCCACCAGTGAGCCGGCTGACAGAGTGTCCGCCAGCCCCGAGGAGCTGCTGCCACTTGCCCAGGCCCCTGCCACACCTTCCAGCTCCTTCTCACCACCTGGCGGCCACCAGCCTGTGTCCGATTGGGGTGAAGAGATGGAGCTGAATTCTCCCCGGACCGCCCACCCGGCTGCAGCCCTCTCTTCGG gaggtgaccagccagcccctgcctccctggaGAGTGGGCCCAGCCTCCCAGGAACCCAGAAAGCTGAAGAGGAGGGGTCTGAGGCAACTCCAG AGGCAGGCCCCGAGGGCCAGGAGACAGCGGAGATCACTGACTTCCAGAGGGTGCGTTTCTGCAAGGTGGTGGCGGCCGCTCCGCCACCGGGGGCCGCCCGCTGA
- the CCDC9 gene encoding coiled-coil domain-containing protein 9 isoform X5: MTQKARELRTQRPTEPELRTPRGLRDRNPQCCIQILQGRFAGTLALPSHRNATLDLKSKEEKDAELDKRIEALRRKNEALIRRYQEIEEDRKKAELEGVAVTAPRKGRFVEKENMAVEVEKSLGPSRRSPGTSRPPGASKGGRTPPQQGGRAGMGRTSRSWEDSPGEQPRGGAGGRGRRGRGRGSPHLSGDGSAADRKSKEWEERRRQNIEKMNEEMEKIAEYERNQREGVLEPNPVRNFLDDPRRRSGPLEEPERDRREGSRRHGRNWGGPDFERVRCGLDHERQGRRAGLSGAGDMTLSMTGRERSEYLRWKQEREKIDQERLQRHRKPTGQWRREWDAEKTEGMFKDGPAPAHEPSHRYDDQAWARPPKPPTFGEFLSQHKAEVSSRRRRKSSRPQAKAAPRAYSDHDDRWETKEEAVSPAPEAPQPTSPPETPTQPPETPAPAPARRPPEDEGEEDEGEEDEEWEDMSEDVSEDEDEEDIEEEVEEEDDGDEEEEPAQDHQPQEPDPAGNPTSEPADRVSASPEELLPLAQAPATPSSSFSPPGGHQPVSDWGEEMELNSPRTAHPAAALSSGEAWPFGNA; encoded by the exons ATGACGCAAAAGGCCCGGGAGCTGCGGACGCAGAGGCCGACGGAGCCGGAGTTGCGGACGCCGCGGGGTCTCCGGGACAG GAACCCTCAGTGCTGTATCCAGATTCTGCAGGGGAGGTTTGCTGGtaccctggccctgcccagccatCGAAATG CCACACTGGATTTGAAAtcaaaggaagagaaggatgcTGAATTGGACAAGAGGATCGAGGCTCTTCGGAGGAAGAATGAGGCCCTCATCCGGCGCTACCAG GAGATTGAAGAGGACCGCAAGAAAGCTGAACTCGAGGGAGTGGCAGTGACAGCTCCCCGGAAGGGCCGCTTTGTGGAGAAGGAGAACATGGCGGTCGAGGTG GAGAAGAGCCTGGGTCCTTCCCGGAGGTCTCCTGGGACCTCTCGGCCCCCAGGGGCTAGCAAGGGGGGCCGGACGCCTCCACAACAGGGAGGCCGGGCAGGCATGGGCCGGACATCCCGCAGCTGGGAGGACAGTCCTGGGGAGCAACCTCGAGGAGGAGCTGGGGGCCGTGGCCGCAGGGGCCGTGGCCGGGGGTCCCCTCATCTCTCTGGAGACGGCTCAGCTGCTGACCGCAAATCCAAG gAGTGGGAGGAGCGGCGCAGGCAGAACATTGAGAAGATGAACGAGGAGATGGAGAAGATTGCAGAGTACGAGCGCAACCAGCGG GAAGGGGTGCTTGAGCCAAACCCCGTGCGGAACTTCCTGGATGACCCCCGGCGTCGCAGCGGGCCCCTGGAGGAGCCGGAGCGGGACCGCCGGGAGGGTAGTCGCCGGCATGGGCGCAACTGGGGGGGCCCCGACTTCGAGCGGGTGCGCTGCGGCCTAGATCATGAGCGGCAG GGCCGGCGGGCCGGCCTGAGTGGTGCTGGAGACATGACGCTGTCCATGACGGGCCGGGAGCGCTCAGAGTACCTGCGCTGGAAGCAGGAGCGGGAGAAGATCGACCAGGAGCGGCTGCAGAGACACCGCAAGCCCACCGGCCAGTGGCGGCGGGAGTGGGACGCCGAGAAGACCGAGGGGAT GTTCAAGGatggcccagcccctgcccacgaGCCGTCCCACCGCTATG ACGACCAGGCCTGGGCCCGGCCCCCCAAGCCCCCGACATTTGGGGAGTTCCTGTCCCAGCACAAAGCTGAGGTCAGCAGTCGCAGGAGAAGAAAGAGCAGCCGGCCCCAGGCCAAGGCAGCCCCCCGTGCCTACAG TGACCATGATGACCGCTGGGAGACGAAAGAGGAGGCAgtgtccccagccccagaggcCCCACAGCCCACCTCCCCCCCGGAGACGCCTACGCAG CCACCCGagacccctgcccctgcccctgcccgccgGCCTCCTGAGGATGAGGGCGAGGAGGACGAgggggaggaggatgaagagTGGGAGGACATGAGTGAGGATGTGAGTGAGGACGAGGATGAGGAAGATATCGAGGAGGAAGTCGAGGAGGAAGACGACGGTGACGAGGAGGAAGAACCAGCCCAGGACCACCAACCCCAAGAGCCTGACCCTGCCGGGAACCCCACCAGTGAGCCGGCTGACAGAGTGTCCGCCAGCCCCGAGGAGCTGCTGCCACTTGCCCAGGCCCCTGCCACACCTTCCAGCTCCTTCTCACCACCTGGCGGCCACCAGCCTGTGTCCGATTGGGGTGAAGAGATGGAGCTGAATTCTCCCCGGACCGCCCACCCGGCTGCAGCCCTCTCTTCGGGTGAGGCCTGGCCTTTCGGGAATGCATGA
- the CCDC9 gene encoding coiled-coil domain-containing protein 9 isoform X3: protein MTQKARELRTQRPTEPELRTPRGLRDRNPQCCIQILQGRFAGTLALPSHRNATLDLKSKEEKDAELDKRIEALRRKNEALIRRYQEIEEDRKKAELEGVAVTAPRKGRFVEKENMAVEVEKSLGPSRRSPGTSRPPGASKGGRTPPQQGGRAGMGRTSRSWEDSPGEQPRGGAGGRGRRGRGRGSPHLSGDGSAADRKSKEWEERRRQNIEKMNEEMEKIAEYERNQREGVLEPNPVRNFLDDPRRRSGPLEEPERDRREGSRRHGRNWGGPDFERVRCGLDHERQGRRAGLSGAGDMTLSMTGRERSEYLRWKQEREKIDQERLQRHRKPTGQWRREWDAEKTEGMFKDGPAPAHEPSHRYDDQAWARPPKPPTFGEFLSQHKAEVSSRRRRKSSRPQAKAAPRAYSDHDDRWETKEEAVSPAPEAPQPTSPPETPTQPPETPAPAPARRPPEDEGEEDEGEEDEEWEDMSEDVSEDEDEEDIEEEVEEEDDGDEEEEPAQDHQPQEPDPAGNPTSEPADRVSASPEELLPLAQAPATPSSSFSPPGGHQPVSDWGEEMELNSPRTAHPAAALSSGGDQPAPASLESGPSLPGTQKAEEEGSEATPEAGPEGQETAEITDFQRASPNS, encoded by the exons ATGACGCAAAAGGCCCGGGAGCTGCGGACGCAGAGGCCGACGGAGCCGGAGTTGCGGACGCCGCGGGGTCTCCGGGACAG GAACCCTCAGTGCTGTATCCAGATTCTGCAGGGGAGGTTTGCTGGtaccctggccctgcccagccatCGAAATG CCACACTGGATTTGAAAtcaaaggaagagaaggatgcTGAATTGGACAAGAGGATCGAGGCTCTTCGGAGGAAGAATGAGGCCCTCATCCGGCGCTACCAG GAGATTGAAGAGGACCGCAAGAAAGCTGAACTCGAGGGAGTGGCAGTGACAGCTCCCCGGAAGGGCCGCTTTGTGGAGAAGGAGAACATGGCGGTCGAGGTG GAGAAGAGCCTGGGTCCTTCCCGGAGGTCTCCTGGGACCTCTCGGCCCCCAGGGGCTAGCAAGGGGGGCCGGACGCCTCCACAACAGGGAGGCCGGGCAGGCATGGGCCGGACATCCCGCAGCTGGGAGGACAGTCCTGGGGAGCAACCTCGAGGAGGAGCTGGGGGCCGTGGCCGCAGGGGCCGTGGCCGGGGGTCCCCTCATCTCTCTGGAGACGGCTCAGCTGCTGACCGCAAATCCAAG gAGTGGGAGGAGCGGCGCAGGCAGAACATTGAGAAGATGAACGAGGAGATGGAGAAGATTGCAGAGTACGAGCGCAACCAGCGG GAAGGGGTGCTTGAGCCAAACCCCGTGCGGAACTTCCTGGATGACCCCCGGCGTCGCAGCGGGCCCCTGGAGGAGCCGGAGCGGGACCGCCGGGAGGGTAGTCGCCGGCATGGGCGCAACTGGGGGGGCCCCGACTTCGAGCGGGTGCGCTGCGGCCTAGATCATGAGCGGCAG GGCCGGCGGGCCGGCCTGAGTGGTGCTGGAGACATGACGCTGTCCATGACGGGCCGGGAGCGCTCAGAGTACCTGCGCTGGAAGCAGGAGCGGGAGAAGATCGACCAGGAGCGGCTGCAGAGACACCGCAAGCCCACCGGCCAGTGGCGGCGGGAGTGGGACGCCGAGAAGACCGAGGGGAT GTTCAAGGatggcccagcccctgcccacgaGCCGTCCCACCGCTATG ACGACCAGGCCTGGGCCCGGCCCCCCAAGCCCCCGACATTTGGGGAGTTCCTGTCCCAGCACAAAGCTGAGGTCAGCAGTCGCAGGAGAAGAAAGAGCAGCCGGCCCCAGGCCAAGGCAGCCCCCCGTGCCTACAG TGACCATGATGACCGCTGGGAGACGAAAGAGGAGGCAgtgtccccagccccagaggcCCCACAGCCCACCTCCCCCCCGGAGACGCCTACGCAG CCACCCGagacccctgcccctgcccctgcccgccgGCCTCCTGAGGATGAGGGCGAGGAGGACGAgggggaggaggatgaagagTGGGAGGACATGAGTGAGGATGTGAGTGAGGACGAGGATGAGGAAGATATCGAGGAGGAAGTCGAGGAGGAAGACGACGGTGACGAGGAGGAAGAACCAGCCCAGGACCACCAACCCCAAGAGCCTGACCCTGCCGGGAACCCCACCAGTGAGCCGGCTGACAGAGTGTCCGCCAGCCCCGAGGAGCTGCTGCCACTTGCCCAGGCCCCTGCCACACCTTCCAGCTCCTTCTCACCACCTGGCGGCCACCAGCCTGTGTCCGATTGGGGTGAAGAGATGGAGCTGAATTCTCCCCGGACCGCCCACCCGGCTGCAGCCCTCTCTTCGG gaggtgaccagccagcccctgcctccctggaGAGTGGGCCCAGCCTCCCAGGAACCCAGAAAGCTGAAGAGGAGGGGTCTGAGGCAACTCCAG AGGCAGGCCCCGAGGGCCAGGAGACAGCGGAGATCACTGACTTCCAGAGG GCCTCCCCGAATTCCTGA
- the CCDC9 gene encoding coiled-coil domain-containing protein 9 isoform X2 produces the protein MTQKARELRTQRPTEPELRTPRGLRDRNPQCCIQILQGRFAGTLALPSHRNATLDLKSKEEKDAELDKRIEALRRKNEALIRRYQEIEEDRKKAELEGVAVTAPRKGRFVEKENMAVEEKSLGPSRRSPGTSRPPGASKGGRTPPQQGGRAGMGRTSRSWEDSPGEQPRGGAGGRGRRGRGRGSPHLSGDGSAADRKSKEWEERRRQNIEKMNEEMEKIAEYERNQREGVLEPNPVRNFLDDPRRRSGPLEEPERDRREGSRRHGRNWGGPDFERVRCGLDHERQGRRAGLSGAGDMTLSMTGRERSEYLRWKQEREKIDQERLQRHRKPTGQWRREWDAEKTEGMFKDGPAPAHEPSHRYDDQAWARPPKPPTFGEFLSQHKAEVSSRRRRKSSRPQAKAAPRAYSDHDDRWETKEEAVSPAPEAPQPTSPPETPTQPPETPAPAPARRPPEDEGEEDEGEEDEEWEDMSEDVSEDEDEEDIEEEVEEEDDGDEEEEPAQDHQPQEPDPAGNPTSEPADRVSASPEELLPLAQAPATPSSSFSPPGGHQPVSDWGEEMELNSPRTAHPAAALSSGGDQPAPASLESGPSLPGTQKAEEEGSEATPEAGPEGQETAEITDFQRVRFCKVVAAAPPPGAAR, from the exons ATGACGCAAAAGGCCCGGGAGCTGCGGACGCAGAGGCCGACGGAGCCGGAGTTGCGGACGCCGCGGGGTCTCCGGGACAG GAACCCTCAGTGCTGTATCCAGATTCTGCAGGGGAGGTTTGCTGGtaccctggccctgcccagccatCGAAATG CCACACTGGATTTGAAAtcaaaggaagagaaggatgcTGAATTGGACAAGAGGATCGAGGCTCTTCGGAGGAAGAATGAGGCCCTCATCCGGCGCTACCAG GAGATTGAAGAGGACCGCAAGAAAGCTGAACTCGAGGGAGTGGCAGTGACAGCTCCCCGGAAGGGCCGCTTTGTGGAGAAGGAGAACATGGCGGTCGAG GAGAAGAGCCTGGGTCCTTCCCGGAGGTCTCCTGGGACCTCTCGGCCCCCAGGGGCTAGCAAGGGGGGCCGGACGCCTCCACAACAGGGAGGCCGGGCAGGCATGGGCCGGACATCCCGCAGCTGGGAGGACAGTCCTGGGGAGCAACCTCGAGGAGGAGCTGGGGGCCGTGGCCGCAGGGGCCGTGGCCGGGGGTCCCCTCATCTCTCTGGAGACGGCTCAGCTGCTGACCGCAAATCCAAG gAGTGGGAGGAGCGGCGCAGGCAGAACATTGAGAAGATGAACGAGGAGATGGAGAAGATTGCAGAGTACGAGCGCAACCAGCGG GAAGGGGTGCTTGAGCCAAACCCCGTGCGGAACTTCCTGGATGACCCCCGGCGTCGCAGCGGGCCCCTGGAGGAGCCGGAGCGGGACCGCCGGGAGGGTAGTCGCCGGCATGGGCGCAACTGGGGGGGCCCCGACTTCGAGCGGGTGCGCTGCGGCCTAGATCATGAGCGGCAG GGCCGGCGGGCCGGCCTGAGTGGTGCTGGAGACATGACGCTGTCCATGACGGGCCGGGAGCGCTCAGAGTACCTGCGCTGGAAGCAGGAGCGGGAGAAGATCGACCAGGAGCGGCTGCAGAGACACCGCAAGCCCACCGGCCAGTGGCGGCGGGAGTGGGACGCCGAGAAGACCGAGGGGAT GTTCAAGGatggcccagcccctgcccacgaGCCGTCCCACCGCTATG ACGACCAGGCCTGGGCCCGGCCCCCCAAGCCCCCGACATTTGGGGAGTTCCTGTCCCAGCACAAAGCTGAGGTCAGCAGTCGCAGGAGAAGAAAGAGCAGCCGGCCCCAGGCCAAGGCAGCCCCCCGTGCCTACAG TGACCATGATGACCGCTGGGAGACGAAAGAGGAGGCAgtgtccccagccccagaggcCCCACAGCCCACCTCCCCCCCGGAGACGCCTACGCAG CCACCCGagacccctgcccctgcccctgcccgccgGCCTCCTGAGGATGAGGGCGAGGAGGACGAgggggaggaggatgaagagTGGGAGGACATGAGTGAGGATGTGAGTGAGGACGAGGATGAGGAAGATATCGAGGAGGAAGTCGAGGAGGAAGACGACGGTGACGAGGAGGAAGAACCAGCCCAGGACCACCAACCCCAAGAGCCTGACCCTGCCGGGAACCCCACCAGTGAGCCGGCTGACAGAGTGTCCGCCAGCCCCGAGGAGCTGCTGCCACTTGCCCAGGCCCCTGCCACACCTTCCAGCTCCTTCTCACCACCTGGCGGCCACCAGCCTGTGTCCGATTGGGGTGAAGAGATGGAGCTGAATTCTCCCCGGACCGCCCACCCGGCTGCAGCCCTCTCTTCGG gaggtgaccagccagcccctgcctccctggaGAGTGGGCCCAGCCTCCCAGGAACCCAGAAAGCTGAAGAGGAGGGGTCTGAGGCAACTCCAG AGGCAGGCCCCGAGGGCCAGGAGACAGCGGAGATCACTGACTTCCAGAGGGTGCGTTTCTGCAAGGTGGTGGCGGCCGCTCCGCCACCGGGGGCCGCCCGCTGA
- the CCDC9 gene encoding coiled-coil domain-containing protein 9 isoform X4: protein MAATLDLKSKEEKDAELDKRIEALRRKNEALIRRYQEIEEDRKKAELEGVAVTAPRKGRFVEKENMAVEVEKSLGPSRRSPGTSRPPGASKGGRTPPQQGGRAGMGRTSRSWEDSPGEQPRGGAGGRGRRGRGRGSPHLSGDGSAADRKSKEWEERRRQNIEKMNEEMEKIAEYERNQREGVLEPNPVRNFLDDPRRRSGPLEEPERDRREGSRRHGRNWGGPDFERVRCGLDHERQGRRAGLSGAGDMTLSMTGRERSEYLRWKQEREKIDQERLQRHRKPTGQWRREWDAEKTEGMFKDGPAPAHEPSHRYDDQAWARPPKPPTFGEFLSQHKAEVSSRRRRKSSRPQAKAAPRAYSDHDDRWETKEEAVSPAPEAPQPTSPPETPTQPPETPAPAPARRPPEDEGEEDEGEEDEEWEDMSEDVSEDEDEEDIEEEVEEEDDGDEEEEPAQDHQPQEPDPAGNPTSEPADRVSASPEELLPLAQAPATPSSSFSPPGGHQPVSDWGEEMELNSPRTAHPAAALSSGGDQPAPASLESGPSLPGTQKAEEEGSEATPEAGPEGQETAEITDFQRVRFCKVVAAAPPPGAAR, encoded by the exons ATG GCAGCCACACTGGATTTGAAAtcaaaggaagagaaggatgcTGAATTGGACAAGAGGATCGAGGCTCTTCGGAGGAAGAATGAGGCCCTCATCCGGCGCTACCAG GAGATTGAAGAGGACCGCAAGAAAGCTGAACTCGAGGGAGTGGCAGTGACAGCTCCCCGGAAGGGCCGCTTTGTGGAGAAGGAGAACATGGCGGTCGAGGTG GAGAAGAGCCTGGGTCCTTCCCGGAGGTCTCCTGGGACCTCTCGGCCCCCAGGGGCTAGCAAGGGGGGCCGGACGCCTCCACAACAGGGAGGCCGGGCAGGCATGGGCCGGACATCCCGCAGCTGGGAGGACAGTCCTGGGGAGCAACCTCGAGGAGGAGCTGGGGGCCGTGGCCGCAGGGGCCGTGGCCGGGGGTCCCCTCATCTCTCTGGAGACGGCTCAGCTGCTGACCGCAAATCCAAG gAGTGGGAGGAGCGGCGCAGGCAGAACATTGAGAAGATGAACGAGGAGATGGAGAAGATTGCAGAGTACGAGCGCAACCAGCGG GAAGGGGTGCTTGAGCCAAACCCCGTGCGGAACTTCCTGGATGACCCCCGGCGTCGCAGCGGGCCCCTGGAGGAGCCGGAGCGGGACCGCCGGGAGGGTAGTCGCCGGCATGGGCGCAACTGGGGGGGCCCCGACTTCGAGCGGGTGCGCTGCGGCCTAGATCATGAGCGGCAG GGCCGGCGGGCCGGCCTGAGTGGTGCTGGAGACATGACGCTGTCCATGACGGGCCGGGAGCGCTCAGAGTACCTGCGCTGGAAGCAGGAGCGGGAGAAGATCGACCAGGAGCGGCTGCAGAGACACCGCAAGCCCACCGGCCAGTGGCGGCGGGAGTGGGACGCCGAGAAGACCGAGGGGAT GTTCAAGGatggcccagcccctgcccacgaGCCGTCCCACCGCTATG ACGACCAGGCCTGGGCCCGGCCCCCCAAGCCCCCGACATTTGGGGAGTTCCTGTCCCAGCACAAAGCTGAGGTCAGCAGTCGCAGGAGAAGAAAGAGCAGCCGGCCCCAGGCCAAGGCAGCCCCCCGTGCCTACAG TGACCATGATGACCGCTGGGAGACGAAAGAGGAGGCAgtgtccccagccccagaggcCCCACAGCCCACCTCCCCCCCGGAGACGCCTACGCAG CCACCCGagacccctgcccctgcccctgcccgccgGCCTCCTGAGGATGAGGGCGAGGAGGACGAgggggaggaggatgaagagTGGGAGGACATGAGTGAGGATGTGAGTGAGGACGAGGATGAGGAAGATATCGAGGAGGAAGTCGAGGAGGAAGACGACGGTGACGAGGAGGAAGAACCAGCCCAGGACCACCAACCCCAAGAGCCTGACCCTGCCGGGAACCCCACCAGTGAGCCGGCTGACAGAGTGTCCGCCAGCCCCGAGGAGCTGCTGCCACTTGCCCAGGCCCCTGCCACACCTTCCAGCTCCTTCTCACCACCTGGCGGCCACCAGCCTGTGTCCGATTGGGGTGAAGAGATGGAGCTGAATTCTCCCCGGACCGCCCACCCGGCTGCAGCCCTCTCTTCGG gaggtgaccagccagcccctgcctccctggaGAGTGGGCCCAGCCTCCCAGGAACCCAGAAAGCTGAAGAGGAGGGGTCTGAGGCAACTCCAG AGGCAGGCCCCGAGGGCCAGGAGACAGCGGAGATCACTGACTTCCAGAGGGTGCGTTTCTGCAAGGTGGTGGCGGCCGCTCCGCCACCGGGGGCCGCCCGCTGA
- the CCDC9 gene encoding coiled-coil domain-containing protein 9 isoform X6 encodes MAVEVEKSLGPSRRSPGTSRPPGASKGGRTPPQQGGRAGMGRTSRSWEDSPGEQPRGGAGGRGRRGRGRGSPHLSGDGSAADRKSKEWEERRRQNIEKMNEEMEKIAEYERNQREGVLEPNPVRNFLDDPRRRSGPLEEPERDRREGSRRHGRNWGGPDFERVRCGLDHERQGRRAGLSGAGDMTLSMTGRERSEYLRWKQEREKIDQERLQRHRKPTGQWRREWDAEKTEGMFKDGPAPAHEPSHRYDDQAWARPPKPPTFGEFLSQHKAEVSSRRRRKSSRPQAKAAPRAYSDHDDRWETKEEAVSPAPEAPQPTSPPETPTQPPETPAPAPARRPPEDEGEEDEGEEDEEWEDMSEDVSEDEDEEDIEEEVEEEDDGDEEEEPAQDHQPQEPDPAGNPTSEPADRVSASPEELLPLAQAPATPSSSFSPPGGHQPVSDWGEEMELNSPRTAHPAAALSSGGDQPAPASLESGPSLPGTQKAEEEGSEATPEAGPEGQETAEITDFQRVRFCKVVAAAPPPGAAR; translated from the exons ATGGCGGTCGAGGTG GAGAAGAGCCTGGGTCCTTCCCGGAGGTCTCCTGGGACCTCTCGGCCCCCAGGGGCTAGCAAGGGGGGCCGGACGCCTCCACAACAGGGAGGCCGGGCAGGCATGGGCCGGACATCCCGCAGCTGGGAGGACAGTCCTGGGGAGCAACCTCGAGGAGGAGCTGGGGGCCGTGGCCGCAGGGGCCGTGGCCGGGGGTCCCCTCATCTCTCTGGAGACGGCTCAGCTGCTGACCGCAAATCCAAG gAGTGGGAGGAGCGGCGCAGGCAGAACATTGAGAAGATGAACGAGGAGATGGAGAAGATTGCAGAGTACGAGCGCAACCAGCGG GAAGGGGTGCTTGAGCCAAACCCCGTGCGGAACTTCCTGGATGACCCCCGGCGTCGCAGCGGGCCCCTGGAGGAGCCGGAGCGGGACCGCCGGGAGGGTAGTCGCCGGCATGGGCGCAACTGGGGGGGCCCCGACTTCGAGCGGGTGCGCTGCGGCCTAGATCATGAGCGGCAG GGCCGGCGGGCCGGCCTGAGTGGTGCTGGAGACATGACGCTGTCCATGACGGGCCGGGAGCGCTCAGAGTACCTGCGCTGGAAGCAGGAGCGGGAGAAGATCGACCAGGAGCGGCTGCAGAGACACCGCAAGCCCACCGGCCAGTGGCGGCGGGAGTGGGACGCCGAGAAGACCGAGGGGAT GTTCAAGGatggcccagcccctgcccacgaGCCGTCCCACCGCTATG ACGACCAGGCCTGGGCCCGGCCCCCCAAGCCCCCGACATTTGGGGAGTTCCTGTCCCAGCACAAAGCTGAGGTCAGCAGTCGCAGGAGAAGAAAGAGCAGCCGGCCCCAGGCCAAGGCAGCCCCCCGTGCCTACAG TGACCATGATGACCGCTGGGAGACGAAAGAGGAGGCAgtgtccccagccccagaggcCCCACAGCCCACCTCCCCCCCGGAGACGCCTACGCAG CCACCCGagacccctgcccctgcccctgcccgccgGCCTCCTGAGGATGAGGGCGAGGAGGACGAgggggaggaggatgaagagTGGGAGGACATGAGTGAGGATGTGAGTGAGGACGAGGATGAGGAAGATATCGAGGAGGAAGTCGAGGAGGAAGACGACGGTGACGAGGAGGAAGAACCAGCCCAGGACCACCAACCCCAAGAGCCTGACCCTGCCGGGAACCCCACCAGTGAGCCGGCTGACAGAGTGTCCGCCAGCCCCGAGGAGCTGCTGCCACTTGCCCAGGCCCCTGCCACACCTTCCAGCTCCTTCTCACCACCTGGCGGCCACCAGCCTGTGTCCGATTGGGGTGAAGAGATGGAGCTGAATTCTCCCCGGACCGCCCACCCGGCTGCAGCCCTCTCTTCGG gaggtgaccagccagcccctgcctccctggaGAGTGGGCCCAGCCTCCCAGGAACCCAGAAAGCTGAAGAGGAGGGGTCTGAGGCAACTCCAG AGGCAGGCCCCGAGGGCCAGGAGACAGCGGAGATCACTGACTTCCAGAGGGTGCGTTTCTGCAAGGTGGTGGCGGCCGCTCCGCCACCGGGGGCCGCCCGCTGA